A region of Nocardioides sp. JS614 DNA encodes the following proteins:
- a CDS encoding helix-turn-helix domain-containing protein: MSKWDSIADLIERVVAAPDLIDDVVEEVRASIREISGLEASDVARHTRALLAAATRAIASRRGPTEAELSFVEDLAVTRARQGVPIHAVLSAIHVAERRIWARAKVAAAQSGVEPALVLDARELYDDWAQEVRARLLQAHRTVEATERAIDTDADTVRRLLQGGSAASLAAAAAGLPATGVHVLVAPHPDLAGLTAAVRRARVGVVTDTEAETIAVVGRLPGGLAGAPGPVGVAGPGRPEEAATLRRLAAAAARAAQARGRTGTVGVAEVATLAAQQDRGDLAALLVERHAAAVDGLGRVADHTVATVRAWLQCGCDAERAARAEYVHANTVRNRVAALTAATGLDPRDPFQAVDLWWLCVTWQARRT, encoded by the coding sequence GTGTCCAAGTGGGATTCCATCGCCGACCTCATCGAGCGGGTGGTCGCCGCGCCCGACCTGATCGACGACGTCGTCGAGGAGGTGCGCGCGTCGATCCGCGAGATCTCCGGCCTCGAGGCCTCCGACGTCGCCCGGCACACGCGGGCCCTGCTGGCCGCCGCGACCCGGGCGATCGCCTCCCGGCGCGGACCGACCGAGGCCGAGCTGTCCTTCGTCGAGGACCTCGCCGTCACCCGGGCCCGGCAGGGCGTGCCCATCCATGCCGTGCTCTCGGCCATCCACGTCGCCGAGCGCCGGATCTGGGCGCGCGCCAAGGTCGCGGCCGCGCAGTCGGGCGTGGAGCCGGCGCTGGTCCTGGACGCCCGTGAGCTCTACGACGACTGGGCGCAGGAGGTGCGGGCGCGGCTGCTCCAGGCGCACCGCACCGTCGAGGCGACCGAGCGCGCGATCGACACCGATGCCGACACGGTACGGCGGCTCCTCCAGGGCGGCTCCGCAGCGTCACTGGCCGCCGCCGCGGCGGGGCTGCCCGCCACCGGCGTGCACGTCCTCGTGGCACCGCACCCCGACCTGGCCGGCCTCACCGCCGCCGTACGCCGGGCCCGGGTCGGCGTCGTCACCGACACCGAGGCCGAGACCATCGCCGTGGTCGGCCGGCTGCCCGGCGGGCTCGCGGGCGCCCCGGGCCCGGTGGGCGTCGCCGGACCGGGCCGGCCGGAGGAGGCCGCGACCCTGCGGCGGCTGGCGGCGGCGGCCGCACGGGCCGCGCAGGCGCGGGGGCGCACCGGCACCGTCGGCGTGGCCGAGGTCGCCACCCTCGCCGCCCAGCAGGACCGCGGCGACCTCGCCGCGCTGCTCGTCGAGCGCCACGCCGCGGCCGTCGACGGCCTCGGCCGGGTCGCCGACCACACCGTGGCGACCGTGCGGGCCTGGCTCCAGTGCGGCTGCGACGCGGAGCGAGCCGCGCGCGCGGAGTACGTGCACGCGAACACCGTGCGCAACCGGGTCGCCGCGCTCACCGCGGCGACCGGGTTGGACCCCCGCGACCCGTTCCAGGCCGTCGACCTGTGGTGGCTGTGCGTCACCTGGCAGGCGCGGCGCACCTGA
- a CDS encoding LCP family protein, with translation MPDAPPPHHHRRTILRVILVAELVMAVVTGATVVFAYRHLNGNIETLPTIQHLVEPPADVADEPRQPINVLVMGSDTRACDGCGIDQEAGEGGSDTTILLHVSADREQTYGLSLARDTMVSRPACEVDGETVPAEDPVIFNEAFAVGGPLCTVLQVEHVTGIHIDHTVVVNFAGFEDMVDAVHGVEVCVPKPVDAYGIHLEAGRQLVTGRDALGYVRERHVLSPNSDLGRMKRQQAFIASMVKRVMSADTLTMPNRLYNFLDAATKSIQVDKDLASLGKLVDLAQQFKGADLKKIKFVTVPVEEYPADPNRLQFAPDAKQLWELIQHDQPLGKFAKGAISADDKVGDLGGDPNDPDAKERLANGLCA, from the coding sequence GTGCCCGACGCGCCGCCCCCTCATCACCATCGCCGCACCATCCTGCGGGTCATCCTGGTCGCCGAGCTGGTGATGGCGGTGGTGACCGGGGCGACGGTCGTGTTCGCCTATCGCCACCTCAACGGCAACATCGAGACGCTGCCGACGATCCAGCACCTCGTCGAGCCGCCCGCGGACGTGGCCGACGAGCCGCGCCAGCCGATCAACGTGCTCGTGATGGGCTCGGACACCCGCGCCTGCGACGGGTGCGGCATCGACCAGGAGGCCGGCGAGGGCGGCTCGGACACGACGATCCTGCTGCACGTCTCGGCCGACCGAGAGCAGACCTACGGGCTGAGCCTGGCGCGCGACACGATGGTCAGCCGGCCTGCGTGCGAGGTGGACGGCGAGACCGTTCCCGCGGAGGACCCGGTCATCTTCAACGAGGCGTTCGCGGTCGGTGGTCCGCTGTGCACCGTGCTCCAGGTCGAGCACGTGACGGGCATCCACATCGATCACACCGTCGTCGTGAACTTCGCGGGGTTCGAGGACATGGTCGACGCCGTGCACGGCGTGGAGGTCTGCGTCCCCAAGCCGGTCGACGCCTACGGCATCCATCTCGAGGCCGGACGCCAGCTCGTGACCGGCCGCGACGCGCTCGGCTACGTGCGCGAGCGGCACGTGCTCTCCCCCAACTCCGACCTCGGCCGGATGAAGCGCCAGCAGGCGTTCATCGCGTCGATGGTCAAGCGGGTGATGTCCGCCGACACGCTCACGATGCCGAACCGGCTCTACAACTTCCTCGACGCCGCGACCAAGTCGATCCAGGTCGACAAGGACCTCGCGAGCCTCGGCAAGCTGGTCGACCTGGCCCAGCAGTTCAAGGGCGCGGACCTGAAGAAGATCAAGTTCGTGACCGTGCCGGTCGAGGAGTACCCCGCCGACCCCAACCGGCTCCAGTTCGCCCCGGACGCGAAGCAGCTGTGGGAGCTGATCCAGCACGACCAGCCGCTCGGCAAGTTCGCCAAGGGCGCGATCTCGGCCGACGACAAGGTCGGCGACCTCGGCGGCGACCCGAACGACCCGGACGCGAAGGAACGGCTCGCCAACGGGCTGTGCGCCTGA
- a CDS encoding thiamine pyrophosphate-binding protein, with amino-acid sequence MAKGLTGGQLIAKMLAAEAVDQVFGIIDGTYFGLYRALGDEGITLHSPRHEAAAAHMAGAYARVSGRLGVCMASNGPGVANVLPGVAVEQGEGNRILLITSGRRVGITHPDRGGTYQNFDQTAVTAPMAKWSCHVPSADRLPEILRRALRVSFSGRPGVVHVDVPENIVNQPTGLDAGAVRAPESYRRTTPLQPDPVLVEKAAQLLVEAEWPMIHAGSGVYHAGAEAELARLAGLLAAPVTTSWAARGALSEARPEAIPMTALGVNDEVRNAADVALVVGSRLGETDWWGKAPNWAPPALQRTIQVDVDDERLGVNKPVSLAILADAREALRALADAVERRTVPGLAARRDRLEVWRGKVADERAKLAKAVKPGSPVHPGHVPSVAQQVMPDDTVWVFDGGNTVVWSNFHHSADVPRTILSTYKFGMLGAGMGQALGAAVAAPDQRVCVLIGDGAFGMHPTEVESAVRLGLPIVYVVLVDGAWGMVKMSQQIQARPIATVAHKMLTNTTLPADQIVYADFAPCRYDLMGEAMGAHGELVTDSADLPAALERARDCGRAAVVQVHVDQVEHLWAPGLQAFKKMHQEPKG; translated from the coding sequence ATGGCCAAGGGCCTGACCGGTGGTCAGCTGATCGCCAAGATGCTGGCGGCCGAGGCGGTCGACCAGGTGTTCGGGATCATCGACGGCACGTACTTCGGGCTCTACCGGGCGCTGGGCGACGAGGGCATCACGCTGCACTCCCCGCGCCACGAGGCGGCCGCGGCGCACATGGCGGGCGCCTACGCCCGGGTCAGCGGACGGCTCGGGGTCTGCATGGCCTCCAACGGCCCCGGCGTCGCGAACGTGCTGCCCGGCGTCGCCGTCGAGCAGGGCGAGGGCAACCGGATCCTGCTGATCACCAGCGGCCGGCGGGTCGGCATCACCCACCCCGACCGCGGCGGCACCTACCAGAACTTCGACCAGACCGCCGTGACGGCGCCGATGGCCAAGTGGTCCTGCCACGTGCCGAGCGCCGACCGACTGCCCGAGATCCTGCGGCGGGCGCTGCGGGTGAGCTTCAGCGGCCGGCCGGGCGTGGTGCACGTCGACGTCCCCGAGAACATCGTCAACCAGCCGACCGGCCTCGACGCCGGGGCGGTGCGGGCGCCGGAGTCCTACCGGCGTACGACGCCGCTGCAGCCCGACCCGGTCCTCGTCGAGAAGGCCGCGCAGCTGCTCGTCGAGGCCGAGTGGCCGATGATCCACGCCGGCTCCGGGGTCTACCACGCCGGCGCGGAAGCCGAGCTCGCGCGGCTGGCCGGCCTGCTCGCCGCACCGGTGACCACCAGCTGGGCGGCCCGCGGCGCACTGTCGGAGGCCCGGCCCGAGGCCATCCCGATGACGGCACTGGGCGTCAACGACGAGGTCCGCAACGCCGCCGACGTGGCACTGGTCGTCGGCAGCCGGCTGGGGGAGACCGACTGGTGGGGCAAGGCGCCGAACTGGGCGCCGCCGGCGCTGCAGAGGACGATCCAGGTCGACGTCGACGACGAGCGGCTGGGTGTCAACAAGCCGGTCAGCCTGGCGATCCTGGCCGACGCCCGCGAGGCGCTCCGGGCCCTGGCCGACGCGGTGGAGCGGCGGACGGTCCCGGGGCTGGCCGCGCGCCGGGACCGGCTCGAGGTGTGGCGCGGCAAGGTCGCCGACGAGCGGGCGAAGCTCGCCAAGGCGGTCAAGCCCGGGAGCCCGGTCCACCCCGGTCACGTGCCGTCGGTCGCGCAGCAGGTGATGCCCGACGACACCGTGTGGGTCTTCGACGGCGGCAACACGGTCGTGTGGTCGAACTTCCACCACTCGGCCGACGTGCCGCGGACCATCCTGTCGACGTACAAGTTCGGCATGCTCGGCGCCGGCATGGGCCAGGCCCTCGGCGCCGCGGTCGCGGCGCCCGACCAGCGGGTCTGCGTGCTCATCGGCGACGGTGCGTTCGGCATGCACCCGACCGAGGTCGAGAGCGCGGTGCGCCTCGGGCTGCCCATCGTCTACGTGGTCCTGGTCGACGGCGCGTGGGGCATGGTCAAGATGAGCCAGCAGATCCAGGCCCGCCCGATCGCGACGGTGGCGCACAAGATGCTGACCAACACCACGCTGCCGGCGGACCAGATCGTGTACGCCGACTTCGCGCCCTGCCGCTACGACCTGATGGGCGAGGCGATGGGAGCCCACGGCGAGCTGGTGACCGACTCGGCCGACCTGCCGGCCGCGCTGGAGCGGGCCCGCGACTGCGGCCGCGCCGCCGTGGTGCAGGTGCACGTCGACCAGGTCGAGCACCTCTGGGCGCCGGGCCTGCAAGCGTTCAAGAAGATGCACCAGGAGCCGAAGGGCTGA
- a CDS encoding IclR family transcriptional regulator — protein sequence MDNSSGVGVLDKAALVLTALESGPATLAGLVAATGLARPTAHRLAVALEHHRLVARDMQGRFVLGPRLAELSAAAGEDRLLATAGPVLARLRDITGESAQLWRRQGEHRVCVAAAERPSGLRDTIPVGSQLTMRAGSAAQILLAWEDPERMHRGLQNAAFSAAALSGIRRRGWAQSVGEREQGVASVSAPVRSPGGKVIAAVSVSGPLERLSRQPGRMHAPAVLAAAERLSESLRRAAAE from the coding sequence ATGGACAATTCCAGCGGAGTGGGCGTCCTCGACAAGGCCGCCCTCGTGCTCACCGCCCTCGAGTCCGGCCCGGCCACGCTGGCGGGCCTGGTCGCCGCCACCGGACTGGCCCGGCCGACCGCACACCGGCTGGCCGTGGCGCTCGAGCACCACCGCCTGGTCGCCCGCGACATGCAGGGCCGGTTCGTGCTCGGCCCCCGCCTCGCCGAGCTGTCCGCCGCTGCCGGCGAGGATCGTCTGCTCGCCACCGCCGGACCGGTCCTCGCGCGGCTGCGCGACATCACCGGCGAGTCCGCCCAGCTGTGGCGCCGCCAGGGCGAGCATCGCGTGTGCGTGGCCGCCGCCGAGCGCCCCAGCGGCCTGCGGGACACGATCCCGGTCGGCTCGCAGCTGACCATGCGGGCCGGGTCGGCCGCCCAGATCCTGCTGGCCTGGGAGGACCCCGAGCGGATGCACCGGGGCCTGCAGAACGCCGCCTTCTCCGCCGCCGCACTCTCCGGGATCCGGCGTCGCGGCTGGGCCCAGTCGGTCGGCGAGCGCGAGCAGGGCGTGGCGTCCGTCTCCGCGCCCGTCCGCTCCCCCGGCGGCAAGGTGATCGCCGCCGTCTCCGTCTCCGGCCCGCTCGAGCGGCTCTCCCGCCAGCCCGGCCGGATGCACGCGCCCGCGGTCCTCGCCGCCGCCGAGCGGCTCAGCGAGTCCCTACGGCGAGCCGCCGCGGAGTAG
- a CDS encoding SDR family oxidoreductase, with amino-acid sequence MTVLVTGGTGYLGSLVVRRLADRGIGTVSVDVRDARDPVPGVTYVTADLRGLDLALLMGEHEVDAVVHLAAIVEPPKGMSEAELEDIEVGGTQRVVDGCLAAGVGHLTVTSSGAAYGYLARNDGRLLTEDHPVPGSDEFAYSRHKAAVEALLAGARRLHPELGQLVLRPGTILGAHTDNQITALFTGRIVMTLAETDGPFTFIWDEDVADIVVAGVLARRTGTYNLAGDGVMTLRDIAAVEGTRVVAVPAVVVRTALAAMKRLGVGRYGPEQVEFLLHRPVLDNSRLRRDFPGLPTLTTRETYEVFRQGRSGRG; translated from the coding sequence ATGACCGTCCTCGTGACCGGTGGCACCGGCTACCTCGGCTCCCTCGTCGTGCGCCGGCTGGCCGACCGGGGGATCGGGACCGTGTCGGTCGACGTTCGTGACGCGCGCGACCCCGTCCCCGGGGTCACCTACGTGACCGCAGACCTGCGTGGGCTCGACCTGGCGCTTCTGATGGGTGAGCACGAGGTCGACGCGGTGGTGCACCTCGCGGCGATCGTGGAGCCCCCCAAGGGGATGTCCGAGGCGGAGCTCGAGGACATCGAGGTCGGCGGCACCCAGCGCGTGGTCGACGGCTGCCTGGCTGCGGGCGTCGGGCACCTGACCGTGACCAGCTCGGGCGCGGCGTACGGCTATCTCGCCCGCAACGACGGCCGCCTGCTCACCGAGGACCACCCGGTCCCCGGCAGCGACGAGTTCGCGTACTCCCGGCACAAGGCCGCCGTCGAGGCGCTGCTCGCGGGGGCCCGTCGGCTGCATCCCGAGCTCGGGCAGCTGGTGCTGCGTCCGGGGACCATCCTCGGCGCGCACACCGACAACCAGATCACCGCGCTCTTCACGGGGCGGATCGTGATGACGCTCGCCGAGACCGACGGTCCGTTCACGTTCATCTGGGACGAGGACGTGGCCGACATCGTCGTGGCCGGCGTGCTGGCCCGGCGCACCGGGACCTACAACCTCGCGGGCGACGGCGTGATGACGCTGCGCGACATCGCCGCGGTGGAGGGCACCCGCGTCGTGGCGGTGCCGGCCGTGGTCGTGCGGACCGCGCTGGCCGCGATGAAGCGGCTCGGGGTCGGCCGCTACGGCCCCGAGCAGGTGGAGTTCCTGCTGCACCGCCCGGTGCTCGACAACAGCCGGCTGCGCCGCGACTTCCCGGGGCTCCCGACCCTGACGACCCGCGAGACCTACGAGGTCTTCCGCCAGGGCCGGTCGGGACGGGGCTGA
- a CDS encoding bile acid:sodium symporter family protein: MNDPLLSLVAMADNVDDIKIAFDESSRMLLRVIIACILFGIALDTTLDDFRRAARRPKAIAVGVGAQFLILPAITFVLTLLLGVGGSVALGMILVACCPPGNVSNIVTHQARGDVALSVSMTAVSNLLAIVLMPLNFALWGNLHPTGGPMMRSIDLDVVDMLIEVLVVIGLPFVLGITAAHLWPRVASRSGKVVGPLAFAALGLLILLALAKNFDLFLTWIGVVAIAVLLHDALALGLGYAIARVFRLPGDATKAMTFEVGVRNAGLGLLLVFSFFDGLGGMALVAAWWGIWDIIAALAVARVWRARTRTPVPARG; encoded by the coding sequence GTGAATGACCCGTTGCTGTCCCTGGTCGCGATGGCCGACAACGTCGACGACATCAAGATCGCGTTCGACGAGAGCTCCCGGATGCTGCTGCGCGTCATCATCGCCTGCATCCTGTTCGGCATCGCGCTCGACACGACCCTCGACGACTTCAGGCGGGCGGCGCGGCGGCCGAAGGCGATCGCCGTTGGCGTGGGCGCGCAGTTCCTGATCCTGCCGGCCATCACGTTCGTGCTCACCCTGCTGCTCGGGGTGGGCGGGTCGGTCGCACTCGGCATGATCCTGGTCGCGTGCTGCCCGCCGGGCAACGTCTCCAACATCGTGACCCACCAGGCCCGCGGCGACGTCGCGCTGTCGGTGTCGATGACGGCGGTCAGCAACCTGCTCGCGATCGTGCTGATGCCGCTCAACTTCGCGCTCTGGGGCAACCTGCACCCGACCGGCGGCCCGATGATGCGCTCGATCGACCTCGACGTGGTCGACATGCTGATCGAGGTCCTCGTGGTGATCGGCCTCCCGTTCGTGCTCGGCATCACGGCGGCCCACCTGTGGCCCCGGGTCGCCTCCCGCTCCGGGAAGGTCGTGGGCCCGCTCGCGTTCGCGGCCCTGGGGCTGCTGATCCTGCTGGCGCTCGCGAAGAACTTCGACCTCTTCCTCACCTGGATCGGCGTGGTCGCGATCGCGGTCCTCCTCCACGACGCGCTCGCGCTCGGCCTCGGCTACGCGATCGCCCGGGTGTTCCGGCTGCCCGGCGACGCGACGAAGGCGATGACGTTCGAGGTCGGCGTGCGCAACGCCGGGCTGGGCCTGCTGCTGGTGTTCAGCTTCTTCGACGGCCTCGGCGGGATGGCGCTGGTCGCCGCCTGGTGGGGGATCTGGGACATCATCGCCGCACTGGCCGTCGCGCGCGTGTGGCGTGCTCGAACCCGCACGCCGGTCCCGGCCCGAGGGTGA
- a CDS encoding methylated-DNA--[protein]-cysteine S-methyltransferase: MWTVMDSPVGELRLVEHNGAITAIEFSPFRDNDGRPRGDRGDDHPLLVEAARQLRAYFDRDLKEFDLPLAPAGSAFQQRVWHELLGVGWGETASYGEIAHRLGMTNAASRAVGLANGRNPIPIVIPCHRIIGANGTLTGYAGGLPRKQLLLELEQDALF, from the coding sequence ATGTGGACCGTGATGGACTCACCCGTCGGTGAGCTGCGGCTCGTCGAGCACAACGGCGCGATCACCGCGATCGAGTTCTCGCCGTTCCGCGACAACGACGGGCGGCCGCGCGGCGACCGCGGCGACGACCACCCGCTCCTCGTCGAGGCCGCCCGGCAGCTGCGTGCGTACTTCGACCGCGACCTCAAGGAGTTCGACCTGCCGCTCGCCCCTGCCGGCAGCGCGTTCCAGCAGCGGGTCTGGCACGAGCTGCTCGGCGTCGGGTGGGGCGAGACCGCGTCGTACGGCGAGATCGCCCACCGCCTCGGCATGACCAACGCGGCCTCGCGCGCCGTCGGCCTGGCGAACGGCCGCAACCCGATCCCGATCGTGATCCCGTGCCACCGGATCATCGGCGCCAACGGCACCCTGACCGGCTACGCCGGCGGCCTGCCGCGCAAGCAGCTGCTCCTCGAGCTCGAGCAGGATGCGCTGTTCTGA
- the leuC gene encoding 3-isopropylmalate dehydratase large subunit → MGRTLAEKVWDEHVVRSTPGEPDLLYIDLHLIHEVTSPQAFDGLRLAGRTVRRPDLTLATEDHNVPTLDWDKPIADPVSKTQVDTLRRNAAEFGVRLHPLGDVEQGIVHVVGPQLGLTQPGMTIVCGDSHTSTHGAFGAIAFGIGTSEVEHVLATQTLPQAKPKTMAVTVEGSLPDGVTAKDLVLTLIAHTGTGGGQGYIVEYRGPAIEELSMEGRMTVCNMSIEWGAKAGLIAPDQTTFDYIEGRPEAPKGADWDAAVAHWKTLVTDADATFDKEIVLDASTMTPFVTWGTNPGQGVPLGGSVPDPAQYDDPSDRIAAEKACEYMGLEAGTPMRDIKVDTVFIGSCTNGRIEDLRAAAEIIKGRQVDKSTRLLVVPGSVRVRLQAQDEGLDVIFKEAGGEWRGAGCSMCLGMNPDTLQPGERSASTSNRNFEGRQGKGGRTHLVSVPVAAATAIRGTLSSPADLEPVGSN, encoded by the coding sequence ATGGGCAGGACCTTGGCCGAGAAGGTCTGGGACGAGCATGTCGTCCGGTCGACACCGGGGGAGCCGGACCTCCTCTACATCGACCTGCACCTGATCCACGAGGTCACCTCCCCGCAGGCCTTCGACGGCCTCCGGCTCGCCGGCCGCACCGTGCGTCGCCCGGACCTCACGCTGGCCACCGAGGACCACAACGTCCCCACCCTCGACTGGGACAAGCCCATCGCCGACCCGGTCTCGAAGACCCAGGTCGACACGCTGCGCCGCAACGCCGCGGAGTTCGGAGTCCGGCTGCACCCCCTCGGCGACGTCGAGCAGGGCATCGTGCACGTCGTCGGCCCGCAGCTCGGGCTGACCCAGCCCGGGATGACGATCGTGTGCGGCGACAGCCACACCAGCACGCACGGAGCATTCGGCGCGATCGCGTTCGGGATCGGCACCTCGGAGGTCGAGCACGTCCTCGCCACGCAGACGCTGCCGCAGGCCAAGCCGAAGACGATGGCCGTCACGGTCGAGGGCAGCCTGCCCGACGGCGTGACCGCGAAGGACCTGGTGCTGACCCTGATCGCCCACACGGGCACCGGTGGCGGGCAGGGCTACATCGTCGAGTACCGCGGCCCGGCCATCGAGGAGCTCTCGATGGAGGGCCGGATGACCGTCTGCAACATGTCCATCGAGTGGGGGGCCAAGGCCGGCCTGATCGCCCCCGACCAGACGACGTTCGACTACATCGAGGGCCGGCCGGAGGCGCCGAAGGGCGCCGACTGGGACGCCGCCGTTGCGCACTGGAAGACGCTGGTCACCGACGCGGACGCGACGTTCGACAAGGAGATCGTGCTCGACGCGAGCACGATGACGCCGTTCGTCACCTGGGGCACCAATCCCGGCCAGGGCGTGCCGCTCGGGGGCAGCGTTCCGGACCCGGCGCAGTACGACGACCCCTCGGACCGGATCGCCGCTGAGAAGGCATGCGAGTACATGGGCCTCGAGGCCGGCACGCCGATGCGCGACATCAAGGTCGACACCGTCTTCATCGGCTCGTGCACCAACGGCCGGATCGAGGACCTGCGCGCGGCCGCGGAGATCATCAAGGGCCGCCAGGTCGACAAGTCCACCCGGCTGCTCGTCGTACCGGGCTCGGTGCGCGTGCGTCTCCAGGCCCAGGACGAGGGCCTCGACGTGATCTTCAAGGAGGCCGGCGGCGAGTGGCGCGGCGCGGGCTGCTCGATGTGCCTGGGCATGAACCCCGACACCCTGCAGCCCGGTGAGCGCAGCGCCTCGACGTCCAACCGCAACTTCGAGGGCCGCCAGGGCAAGGGCGGCCGCACCCACCTCGTGTCGGTGCCGGTCGCCGCCGCGACCGCGATCCGCGGCACCCTGTCCTCGCCCGCCGACCTCGAGCCCGTTGGGAGCAACTGA
- a CDS encoding SDR family NAD(P)-dependent oxidoreductase codes for MATGSAGVAMVTGASGRIGRHVVDRLIERGYAVQGLDLAPGPHTRVCDLADEDAVRAALGDLPRLDLLVLCAGLSAIGTVDDHDLATHRRVMDGTHFSAVGPLLAALPALRRARGTVVLVGSVAGFAPVLGRPAYVAAKNAVTGLFTALRPELAAQGVRVVVVHPTFVTGGMGVADQAGYDRRTTAGAELTPEQVADAIVDAAEGRRDVVLVGRTARLAWAVSRHAPRTYTRLMTRRLRAGTGENP; via the coding sequence GTGGCGACCGGATCGGCGGGGGTGGCGATGGTGACCGGCGCGAGCGGCCGGATCGGCCGGCACGTCGTCGACCGGCTGATCGAGCGCGGGTACGCCGTGCAGGGGCTCGACCTGGCACCCGGTCCGCACACCCGGGTCTGCGACCTCGCCGACGAGGACGCGGTCCGCGCGGCGCTGGGCGACCTGCCGCGGCTGGACCTGCTCGTGCTCTGCGCCGGCCTGTCCGCGATCGGGACCGTCGACGACCACGATCTCGCCACCCACCGGCGGGTCATGGACGGCACCCACTTCTCGGCCGTGGGGCCGCTGCTGGCCGCGTTGCCGGCGTTGCGGCGGGCCCGGGGCACCGTGGTGCTGGTGGGGTCGGTGGCGGGCTTCGCGCCCGTGCTCGGCCGCCCGGCGTACGTCGCCGCCAAGAACGCGGTCACCGGCCTGTTCACCGCGCTGCGTCCCGAGCTGGCTGCCCAAGGGGTGCGCGTCGTGGTCGTGCACCCGACGTTCGTCACCGGCGGCATGGGGGTGGCCGACCAGGCCGGGTACGACCGTCGCACGACCGCCGGCGCCGAGCTCACGCCGGAGCAGGTGGCCGACGCCATCGTCGATGCGGCCGAGGGACGGCGCGACGTCGTCCTCGTGGGTCGCACGGCCCGCCTGGCCTGGGCGGTGAGCAGGCACGCCCCTCGGACCTACACCCGCCTGATGACCCGTCGGCTGCGCGCCGGGACAGGAGAGAACCCGTGA
- a CDS encoding AlkA N-terminal domain-containing protein, whose protein sequence is MTGTETRDDRLDRESCYRAVKSRDRRFDGVFYTAVRTTGIYCRPSCPARTPAYQNVTFHPSAASAQAAGFRACKRCLPDATPGSPDWDVAATAAGRAMRLIADGVVDREGVDGLARRVGYTPRHLTRILTAELGAGPLALARAKRAQTARVLIETTELTYADAAFASGFSSVRQFNDTIREVYDASPTDLRGRRGGRAATGTVTMRLAVRTPYHGSALLGFLATRAVPGVEAAGADWYARTLALPHGTGTVRLQVPDVVQSGLTAFATATFVLDDLRDTAAATERVRRLLDADCDPVAVADAFTGDPVIGPLVRARPGLRVPGHVDGHEIAVRAVLGQQVSVARARTLAARLVAQHGRPVTRPDGTLTHLFPDPDVLAGLAPEELPMPRSRGRALIALCHAVASGDIALDRGPDRGDVRRALLAIPGIGPWTADYIALRALGDPDVFLPTDVGIRNALTGLGRDPSTAADLARRWSPWRSYAQVYLWQTLSKEN, encoded by the coding sequence ATGACCGGCACCGAGACGCGCGACGATCGGCTGGACCGCGAGTCCTGCTATCGCGCCGTCAAGTCGCGCGACCGCCGGTTCGACGGCGTCTTCTACACCGCGGTCCGCACCACGGGGATCTACTGCCGGCCCTCGTGCCCGGCCCGGACCCCGGCGTACCAGAACGTCACGTTCCACCCGAGCGCGGCCTCCGCGCAGGCCGCGGGCTTCCGCGCCTGCAAGCGCTGCCTGCCGGACGCCACGCCCGGCAGCCCGGACTGGGACGTCGCGGCCACCGCCGCCGGCCGGGCGATGCGGCTGATCGCCGACGGTGTCGTGGACCGGGAGGGCGTCGACGGGCTGGCCCGCCGGGTCGGCTACACCCCCCGCCACCTCACCCGGATCCTCACCGCCGAGCTCGGCGCCGGCCCACTGGCGTTGGCGCGGGCCAAGCGGGCGCAGACCGCACGCGTGCTCATCGAGACGACCGAGCTGACCTACGCAGATGCCGCGTTCGCCTCCGGCTTCTCCAGCGTCCGGCAGTTCAACGACACGATCCGCGAGGTGTACGACGCGTCCCCGACCGACCTGCGCGGGCGGCGCGGCGGCCGCGCCGCCACCGGCACCGTCACGATGCGGTTGGCCGTGCGGACGCCGTACCACGGGTCGGCGCTGCTCGGCTTCCTCGCCACCCGCGCCGTGCCGGGCGTCGAAGCGGCGGGCGCGGACTGGTACGCGCGGACGCTCGCCCTGCCGCATGGCACCGGCACCGTCCGGCTGCAGGTGCCCGACGTCGTCCAGTCCGGGCTGACGGCGTTCGCGACCGCCACGTTCGTGCTCGACGACCTCCGCGACACCGCCGCCGCCACCGAGCGGGTGCGCCGGCTGCTGGACGCCGACTGCGACCCGGTGGCCGTCGCCGACGCCTTCACGGGCGATCCCGTCATCGGGCCGCTCGTGCGGGCCCGGCCGGGCCTGCGGGTGCCCGGCCACGTCGACGGCCACGAGATCGCGGTCCGCGCTGTGCTCGGCCAGCAGGTCAGCGTGGCCCGGGCCCGCACCCTCGCGGCGCGGCTCGTCGCGCAGCACGGACGCCCGGTGACGCGACCCGACGGCACGCTCACCCACCTGTTCCCGGACCCCGACGTGTTGGCCGGGCTGGCGCCCGAGGAGCTGCCGATGCCGCGCTCCCGCGGCCGGGCGCTGATCGCACTGTGCCACGCCGTCGCCTCCGGGGACATCGCGCTGGACCGCGGTCCCGACCGCGGGGACGTACGCCGGGCGCTGCTGGCCATCCCCGGGATCGGGCCGTGGACGGCCGACTACATCGCGCTCCGGGCGCTCGGCGATCCGGACGTCTTCCTGCCGACCGACGTCGGCATCCGCAACGCGCTCACCGGCCTCGGGCGGGACCCGTCGACGGCGGCGGACCTCGCTCGGCGTTGGTCGCCCTGGCGCTCCTACGCGCAGGTGTACCTCTGGCAGACCCTCAGCAAGGAGAACTGA